A region of Leptotrichia hongkongensis DNA encodes the following proteins:
- the ruvX gene encoding Holliday junction resolvase RuvX produces the protein MKKFIGLDVGDVRIGVAKCDPLGILATALEVIDRTKTNPIERIKEILDDEGTKKVVVGMPKSLDGTKKRQVEKVEEFVEELKKNIPNIQIIFVDERYTTTEAEHYLKNYSKKNGKERRKVVDMVAASIILQKYLDTLT, from the coding sequence ATGAAAAAATTTATTGGATTAGATGTAGGAGATGTCAGAATTGGAGTTGCAAAATGCGATCCTTTGGGAATTCTTGCAACTGCTCTCGAAGTAATTGACAGAACAAAGACAAATCCTATTGAAAGAATAAAGGAAATACTAGATGATGAAGGCACAAAAAAAGTTGTTGTGGGAATGCCGAAGAGCCTTGATGGCACGAAAAAACGTCAGGTGGAAAAAGTAGAGGAATTTGTGGAAGAGTTGAAAAAGAATATTCCAAATATTCAGATTATCTTTGTAGATGAGCGTTACACAACAACAGAAGCTGAGCATTATCTAAAAAACTATTCCAAAAAGAATGGAAAAGAACGTAGAAAAGTAGTAGATATGGTTGCAGCATCAATAATTTTGCAGAAATATCTTGATACATTGACTTAA
- the secF gene encoding protein translocase subunit SecF, with the protein MKINLKVIQRRNLFLGISAIMVIVSLISLFAIKLNLGVDFKGGELIQLKYDKKIDQNAVNETLNSLIGEIPKLKAKRVQFSDTDNTVIIKTEQLDNTQKTKIMSELSKKTGKYQVVKNETVGAVIGKELTANAIQSLIIGSILIIIYVTIRFEFVYALAGVIALIHDVIIAFGVIAILKYEIDTPFIAAILTILGYSINDTIVVFDRIRENIQKNRKGKNKTVEPFDLVIEKSINQVFTRSIYTSLTTLFSVIVLLILGGDTLKTFSMTLFVGMLVGTYSSVFVASPLVYIMKKGKNEPKVKDVIKSSGKTVNGYDEKDKVLV; encoded by the coding sequence ATGAAGATTAATTTAAAAGTTATACAACGTAGAAACCTTTTTTTAGGTATTTCAGCAATAATGGTTATAGTTTCATTGATTTCGCTGTTTGCAATAAAGCTAAATCTTGGTGTAGATTTTAAAGGTGGAGAGTTAATTCAGTTAAAATATGATAAGAAAATTGATCAAAATGCAGTGAATGAGACATTAAACAGTTTAATTGGCGAAATTCCTAAATTAAAGGCAAAAAGAGTTCAGTTTTCAGATACAGATAATACTGTTATCATAAAAACAGAGCAGCTTGATAATACGCAAAAAACAAAAATAATGTCAGAATTAAGCAAAAAAACTGGTAAATATCAAGTTGTAAAAAATGAAACTGTGGGAGCAGTAATCGGTAAGGAATTAACTGCAAATGCAATTCAGTCTTTAATAATAGGAAGTATCCTGATTATTATTTATGTTACTATAAGATTTGAGTTTGTTTATGCTCTGGCAGGAGTGATAGCACTTATTCACGATGTTATTATTGCCTTTGGAGTTATTGCGATACTTAAATATGAGATTGATACTCCATTTATAGCCGCAATTCTTACAATTTTAGGATACTCTATTAACGATACGATTGTCGTATTTGATAGAATTCGTGAAAATATTCAGAAAAATAGAAAAGGTAAAAATAAAACTGTGGAACCATTTGATCTTGTTATTGAAAAATCAATAAATCAAGTGTTCACAAGATCGATTTATACTTCATTGACAACTCTATTTTCAGTAATTGTACTTCTGATTTTAGGTGGAGATACATTAAAAACATTTAGTATGACTCTATTTGTAGGAATGCTTGTTGGAACTTATTCATCAGTATTTGTAGCAAGTCCTTTAGTTTACATAATGAAAAAAGGTAAAAATGAGCCTAAAGTTAAAGATGTTATAAAAAGTTCTGGTAAAACAGTAAATGGATATGATGAAAAAGATAAAGTGCTAGTATAA
- the secD gene encoding protein translocase subunit SecD, whose product MQNKKSHYVWLFLVIFVPALILYFNKVKLGLDLRGGTSVVLQAQGKIEPDTMSKVKNIIERRVNSIGVAEPVIQLSGNDKLIVELAGIKDPQKAIELIGTTAKLEFRIKNKDGSYGPVLLEGSALKTAGVSRDQVGMPSVSFELNSQGANTFAKITRENIGKQLAIMLDNKEQSAPTINSEINGGSGIITGRFSIEEANNLANLLKSGALPVEIKIVENRTVGATLGVDSIRQTGIAGLIALGVISVFMIAIYKIPGIVADIALLINGVLVLGLLSGIGAALTLPGIAGFILTLGMAVDSNVITYERIKEELRLGESLHDAVERGYENAFPAIIDGNLTTMLVAAVLFFLGTGPIKGFAVTLALGVVATVITGVFVSKIFLKLFIKTFNIKREQLFWKGALNED is encoded by the coding sequence ATGCAGAATAAAAAATCACATTATGTTTGGTTATTTTTGGTAATTTTTGTTCCAGCTCTTATTTTGTACTTTAATAAAGTAAAACTGGGACTTGATTTACGTGGTGGAACATCAGTTGTATTACAGGCACAGGGGAAAATTGAGCCTGATACAATGAGCAAAGTTAAAAATATTATTGAAAGAAGGGTAAATAGTATTGGAGTTGCTGAGCCTGTTATTCAGCTTAGTGGAAATGATAAATTGATAGTGGAGCTTGCGGGGATAAAAGATCCTCAAAAGGCTATTGAATTGATTGGTACGACAGCGAAACTTGAGTTTAGAATAAAAAATAAGGACGGTTCTTACGGGCCTGTTTTATTGGAAGGTTCTGCATTAAAGACAGCAGGAGTTTCTAGAGATCAGGTTGGGATGCCTTCTGTAAGTTTTGAATTAAATTCACAAGGAGCAAACACTTTTGCTAAGATTACAAGGGAGAATATAGGAAAACAGCTGGCAATAATGCTTGATAACAAGGAACAGTCAGCACCTACAATTAACAGTGAAATTAACGGAGGAAGCGGAATTATAACTGGAAGATTTTCAATCGAAGAAGCAAATAATCTTGCAAATCTGTTAAAATCAGGGGCATTGCCTGTGGAAATTAAAATTGTTGAAAATAGAACAGTTGGAGCAACACTTGGAGTAGATTCAATAAGACAGACTGGAATAGCTGGGTTAATTGCTCTAGGTGTAATTTCAGTATTTATGATTGCTATTTATAAAATACCTGGAATTGTTGCAGATATAGCACTTTTAATAAATGGAGTCCTAGTTTTAGGATTACTTAGCGGAATCGGTGCAGCGTTGACACTTCCTGGAATTGCAGGATTTATATTAACATTAGGAATGGCAGTTGATTCAAATGTAATTACTTATGAGAGAATAAAGGAAGAATTACGGCTTGGAGAATCGCTTCATGATGCAGTTGAAAGAGGTTATGAAAATGCCTTTCCTGCCATAATTGATGGAAATCTGACTACAATGCTTGTGGCGGCTGTGCTGTTTTTCCTAGGAACTGGGCCAATTAAAGGATTCGCAGTGACATTGGCACTTGGTGTAGTTGCTACTGTAATTACAGGAGTATTTGTTTCAAAAATATTTTTAAAATTATTCATAAAAACATTTAACATAAAAAGAGAACAGCTGTTCTGGAAAGGAGCTTTAAATGAAGATTAA
- the alaS gene encoding alanine--tRNA ligase, translating into MTGNEIRKSFVDFFKSKEHKHFESASLIPDDKSLLLTVAGMVPFKPFFLGEKEAPFKRITTYQKCIRTNDLENVGRTPRHHTFFEMLGNFSFGDYFKKEAIEWSWEYITKVLKLEEDRLWVSVYKTDDEAYEIWNKEIGVPAERIVRLGEEDNWWAAGPVGSCGPCSEIYYDTQNMGKNNEEADRKPGDDGDRFLEIWNLVFTEWNRLEDGSLVPLPEKNIDTGAGLERIASVVQNKDNNFDTDLFTNIIKGIKSVLEIQGNENEEAIKIIADHVRASVFLIGDGVLPSNEGRGYILRKIIRRAFGAGSSAKQKIFEKEDIFLYKLVPYVLETMNEAYPELAEKQEYIEKVIRLEEERFATTLKNGTEMLEEEIQKLKAENQKELPAELTFKLYDTFGFPFELTKLILENQGFEASEEEFEKKLAEQVQRSKDSRTTISDMIKDEFIDEFFEKHGKTEFTGYSQNFEEKSTLLHIAKSEGISGYEMIFDKTPFYAESGGQVADTGIITSGEFEGKVVNVVKKHDVFIHQVEITRGIAPAVGVEVKMQIDVNRRKDIQRNHTATHILHKVLRENLGTHVEQSGSLVDDEKLRFDFSHYEAISPEMIEKIEKGVNDIILSNLQVKINYENIEDAKARGAMALFSDKYGDIVRVVEIDGYSIELCGGTHVKSTGEIGLFNIESESGIASGTRRITATTGHKSLNYVNRLEEKIKEISDIFRTDEKNVVDIIEKYIGDMKAAVKVHEEMQTKLVKYEINEMLENVEAVNGVKVLKSSFEDKNVDELKEIVDRGKEKMQSGIIILGTNNNGKAIFVVGVTKDLVSKVKAGEIVKVAAQVAGGNGGGRPDFAQAGGKDGSAVKEAVEKAFEFVTEKL; encoded by the coding sequence ATGACAGGAAATGAAATAAGAAAAAGTTTTGTAGATTTTTTTAAATCAAAAGAGCATAAGCATTTTGAAAGTGCATCGCTTATACCGGATGATAAGAGCTTATTGCTGACTGTAGCAGGAATGGTACCGTTTAAGCCGTTCTTTTTAGGAGAAAAGGAGGCACCATTTAAAAGAATCACTACTTATCAAAAATGTATCAGGACTAATGACTTGGAAAATGTAGGAAGAACGCCTAGACATCATACGTTTTTTGAAATGTTAGGTAATTTCTCATTTGGAGATTATTTTAAAAAGGAAGCTATTGAGTGGTCTTGGGAGTATATAACGAAAGTATTGAAACTGGAAGAGGACAGACTTTGGGTGTCTGTGTATAAAACAGATGACGAGGCTTATGAAATTTGGAACAAGGAAATTGGAGTGCCAGCAGAAAGAATTGTTAGGCTTGGAGAAGAAGATAACTGGTGGGCAGCAGGACCTGTAGGATCTTGCGGACCTTGCAGTGAGATTTATTACGATACTCAGAATATGGGAAAAAATAACGAAGAAGCTGACAGAAAGCCAGGAGATGACGGAGATAGATTTTTAGAAATCTGGAATTTGGTATTTACTGAATGGAACAGGCTTGAAGACGGTTCACTTGTGCCACTTCCAGAAAAAAATATTGATACAGGGGCAGGACTTGAGAGAATTGCTTCAGTTGTACAAAACAAGGATAACAACTTTGATACTGATTTGTTTACAAATATTATAAAAGGTATAAAATCTGTACTTGAAATTCAAGGAAATGAAAATGAGGAAGCAATAAAAATTATTGCTGATCACGTTAGAGCCTCTGTATTTTTGATTGGAGATGGAGTGTTGCCGTCAAATGAAGGGCGTGGATATATTTTAAGAAAAATTATAAGACGTGCTTTTGGAGCTGGAAGTTCTGCAAAACAGAAGATTTTTGAAAAAGAAGATATATTTCTTTATAAATTAGTTCCTTACGTTCTTGAGACAATGAATGAAGCATACCCAGAATTAGCTGAAAAGCAGGAATATATTGAAAAGGTTATAAGACTGGAAGAAGAAAGATTTGCAACAACTTTGAAAAATGGAACTGAAATGCTTGAAGAAGAAATTCAGAAATTAAAAGCGGAAAATCAGAAAGAATTACCGGCTGAACTGACTTTCAAATTGTATGATACTTTTGGATTCCCATTTGAACTTACAAAATTAATTTTGGAAAATCAAGGATTTGAAGCATCAGAAGAAGAATTTGAGAAAAAACTGGCAGAACAGGTGCAACGTTCAAAGGATAGCAGAACAACAATTTCTGATATGATAAAAGATGAATTTATAGATGAGTTTTTTGAAAAGCACGGAAAAACTGAATTTACTGGATATTCACAAAATTTTGAGGAAAAAAGCACGCTTTTACATATTGCCAAAAGTGAAGGAATTTCAGGATATGAGATGATTTTTGATAAAACTCCGTTTTATGCTGAATCTGGAGGGCAAGTTGCTGATACAGGAATTATCACTTCTGGAGAATTTGAAGGAAAAGTTGTAAACGTGGTTAAAAAACACGATGTCTTTATTCATCAGGTTGAAATTACAAGGGGAATTGCTCCAGCGGTAGGCGTAGAAGTGAAAATGCAAATTGATGTAAACCGTAGAAAAGATATTCAGAGAAATCATACAGCTACACATATTTTACACAAAGTTTTAAGAGAAAATTTAGGAACACATGTAGAGCAGTCTGGATCGCTTGTGGATGATGAAAAATTAAGATTTGACTTTTCACATTACGAAGCAATCAGTCCAGAAATGATTGAAAAAATTGAAAAAGGTGTAAATGACATTATTTTATCAAATTTACAGGTAAAAATAAATTATGAAAATATTGAAGATGCAAAAGCAAGAGGGGCGATGGCACTTTTCTCGGATAAATATGGAGATATAGTCCGTGTTGTTGAAATTGACGGATATTCTATCGAGCTTTGTGGAGGAACGCACGTTAAATCAACAGGAGAAATAGGATTATTCAATATTGAGTCTGAAAGCGGAATTGCTTCAGGAACACGTAGAATTACAGCTACAACTGGACATAAGAGCTTAAATTATGTAAATAGGCTTGAAGAAAAAATAAAAGAAATATCTGATATTTTTAGAACAGATGAAAAAAATGTCGTAGATATTATCGAAAAATATATTGGAGATATGAAAGCTGCAGTAAAAGTGCATGAAGAAATGCAAACAAAACTTGTAAAATATGAAATTAATGAAATGCTTGAAAATGTTGAAGCAGTAAATGGTGTGAAAGTGTTAAAATCTTCATTTGAAGATAAAAATGTTGATGAACTGAAAGAGATTGTAGACAGAGGAAAAGAAAAAATGCAGTCTGGAATCATCATTTTGGGAACAAATAACAATGGAAAGGCAATTTTTGTAGTTGGAGTTACAAAAGACCTGGTTTCAAAAGTGAAGGCTGGAGAAATAGTAAAAGTTGCAGCACAAGTCGCTGGCGGAAACGGTGGAGGACGTCCTGATTTTGCACAGGCTGGTGGAAAAGATGGAAGTGCTGTAAAAGAAGCTGTTGAAAAAGCATTTGAATTTGTAACTGAAAAATTATAA
- the lptB gene encoding LPS export ABC transporter ATP-binding protein, protein MARKISIEADSLKKIYKNREVVKSVSLSMEKGEVVGLLGPNGAGKTTTFYMITGIVRPNHGRVMYNGEEITNLPMYKRARLGLGYLPQEASVFRNLTVEENIVSVLEMRGVNKKERIATMENLIEEFKLSHVAKSLGYALSGGERRRVEIARTISTNPDFILLDEPFAGVDPIAVEDIQNIIMQLKERGLGILITDHNVRETLRITERAYIMAEGTILIAGTGQQIANDETARRVYLGDNFKLD, encoded by the coding sequence ATGGCTAGAAAAATTAGTATAGAAGCCGATAGCTTGAAAAAAATATATAAAAACAGGGAAGTTGTAAAAAGTGTGAGCCTGTCGATGGAAAAGGGGGAAGTTGTAGGACTTCTTGGGCCTAATGGAGCAGGAAAAACGACTACTTTTTATATGATTACGGGGATTGTAAGGCCTAATCATGGCAGAGTCATGTATAATGGGGAAGAAATTACAAATTTACCGATGTATAAGAGAGCTAGGCTTGGGCTTGGTTATTTGCCACAGGAGGCATCTGTCTTTAGAAACTTGACTGTAGAGGAAAATATTGTATCGGTTCTTGAAATGCGAGGAGTGAATAAAAAAGAAAGAATTGCTACAATGGAAAATCTTATTGAAGAATTTAAATTGTCTCATGTAGCAAAAAGTTTGGGATATGCACTTTCTGGAGGGGAACGTAGACGTGTGGAGATTGCTAGAACTATTTCTACAAATCCAGACTTTATACTGCTTGATGAGCCTTTTGCGGGAGTAGATCCGATTGCGGTTGAAGATATTCAGAATATAATAATGCAGTTAAAGGAACGTGGGCTTGGAATACTGATTACCGATCATAACGTGCGTGAAACATTGAGAATTACAGAAAGAGCCTACATAATGGCAGAAGGTACAATTCTGATTGCAGGAACAGGACAGCAGATTGCAAATGACGAAACAGCGAGAAGAGTATATCTAGGGGATAACTTCAAGTTAGATTAG
- a CDS encoding radical SAM protein, producing the protein MIRYSVIKEKNPREIVLLKGFSCAYGKCAFCNYILDNTDNEEEMNRVNLEAINQITGEEGVLQVINSGSVFELNDFTLSKIKEVCSEKNIKILYFEAYFGYINRLNEIREYFSEQEVRFAIGMETFDNEFRTKVLTKNFITNDKVLEKIKKEYKMGLFMICIKGQTKEMILRDIELAQEYFDEIALSVFVNNDTKVERDEELVKWFLTEIYPELNKKKNIEILVDNKDFGVYVQ; encoded by the coding sequence ATGATAAGATATAGTGTAATAAAAGAAAAAAATCCTAGAGAAATAGTGCTTTTAAAAGGATTCAGCTGTGCATATGGAAAATGTGCATTTTGTAATTATATTTTGGACAATACAGATAATGAAGAGGAAATGAACAGAGTAAATTTGGAGGCGATTAATCAGATTACTGGTGAAGAAGGAGTTTTACAAGTTATAAATTCTGGCTCTGTTTTTGAACTGAACGATTTTACACTTTCTAAAATTAAGGAAGTTTGCAGTGAGAAAAATATAAAAATATTGTATTTTGAAGCGTATTTTGGGTACATAAACAGGCTTAATGAAATTAGGGAATATTTTAGTGAGCAGGAAGTGCGCTTTGCTATTGGAATGGAAACTTTTGATAATGAATTTAGAACAAAAGTGCTTACCAAAAATTTTATTACAAATGATAAAGTTTTGGAAAAAATAAAAAAAGAATATAAAATGGGACTTTTTATGATTTGTATAAAAGGGCAGACAAAAGAAATGATTTTACGAGATATAGAACTTGCGCAAGAGTATTTTGATGAAATAGCCTTAAGTGTATTTGTAAATAATGATACAAAAGTGGAGCGGGATGAAGAACTTGTAAAATGGTTCTTGACAGAAATTTATCCAGAGTTAAACAAAAAGAAGAATATTGAAATTCTAGTGGACAATAAAGATTTTGGAGTATATGTACAATAA